From the genome of Plasmodium relictum strain SGS1 genome assembly, chromosome: 3:
tttattattattatctttgtTTTTGATAGgcattataaaataattttttatatcttgaGTTGTTTTGTtttcacatttttttttttttttggtatcTTGAATATTATTTGATTCATTTTGGGGGGAGGAATGATAATTCAGATATCCTTCATTTGATTTAAtggaattattaaataaagttgaacaatttttattaatgttatcattttcatttatattttttaatatactttGTTTACAGTGTTTCTTAtctacttttttaaaaaaacttgTTATTCTTAATTGGCTTTTACCTTTTTCACTTTTAACAGGCGTTTTACTTTTGTACGGAGAAAAAGATGACTTGCTTTTATCGACAAATggagtttttattatttctgtTTTTTTAGTCAAATTAATATCTATATTGgattcattttctttttttatttcattgtcatttatatatatatttgcttTATATagttcattttcttttttaatttcatttttatcctttaattcattttgctcatccattatatttttatatatttctttttttatactgttttttttttttccttcattttcctttatattatcattttcttgAATCAAATTTATTTCAATATCTTCGTCTTTCTCTATAGATGATTCTTCTTTTGAActtgttttttctttacaGTATTCTGCCGGTGTTTTTGTTTGTTCTTTTAATTGTctaaaaagaagaaatttttttttcatattttcataaatatttcttgcACTTTCtgtctttatatttttttttctattatttataatgttattattcttaatgttgtcaaaaatattattatttccatCATAGTCATTAATCTTACTATtgcatttatttattttatgattAGAGTTGACTTCATTGTAGCAATGCTttgaattataatttaatatttcttgTTCATCgatcttatttttattgtctCTTATCAATGCTTTATCACAATTCCCTTTTTTTTCCGAGATATCTGTACGtgtttcattttttgtattcATTTGAGAAAAGCACATTTTTgcctttttaaaaataaaactatctacatttttcaattttcttttattagtTTCTGAATTAATGTTTTCGGTTTCTATATTATTCCTAAATGTTGTCACAGTTGATTTATTAAGAATGTTTTTACAGTTGTCTGGAAAAATGTTTTCTTGattaaattcattattttcaaaagAATCAACTTTcgatattatattttcattttcaaaaatatcaATGGAACTATTTaaatcataattatttaagtttTCAATAAGTTTATCAGAATGTGCATTTAATTTAGGTTGTATTTCTTCAAATTCTTTTTGATAAGAATTGTTTTTAccattttcattatcttcattgtttatttgtttttctaaattattatatttttctatattattatgaCTTTTTAATAGTTCAGGTGATATTTCCAAATACTCAAAACACTCTGAagtaaaattttgaaaaatattttcaaaaactTTTGGACAATTTAAAGAATGTTCATCttgttcatttttatttttaggtgttattaaatttttcttttcattttcaaaatttctttcataattttttttgggTGTTGAATTTATATCATTAGTAATACTACTTAGAGAATTATTTTCCTTTGTAGAatgattatattttaaagaatattcTAAAATTTTATCAATAATGATCACGTTATCTGGATTTTTATATGAActtttaaatgatttatttattGTAATATTTTGACAGAGAAGCAAATCATAAACTTCATGCTGTAAAAAAGCATTTTTAATCTCATGatatttattcattaatttttctaatgtatttaaattttgtGGGATTTTATATTTCCATTTTTCATGAGAAGTTAAAtgtagaaaaatatttttaatatttttatattgataAACCAAACTATATGCTGTTTTAATACCCATCCCATTTACATGAAAATCATTAGTATAATCACATCCGCTCAGTATACACATAGCTAAAAACATATCTATATTAAAATGTTTGAGTTTATCTAATTCTTCAGGCCAATAGAAATTTTCTATGTactcttttattattttatcataattttttccttcattttttattttttcactacctttttttttattatttttttctaattctttaataggggtaatataaaattcattaaatgaattagaaaacggattttttattttattaatgatATTTATATCAATTAAATCATTAATAGGTAGCAAACTTATTTCATTACAATCACCGTTATTTTTCAACTTATACAAAACTCGTGGACACCCATATACTAACAAATCACTATCTTCACTAATAACACATGAAATATATCCCATTCTACAAAGGTAAGATAGTTGTGCATCGGCTTCATAGGGTGAAATGAtatattctatatttttttgtttacaaAAATTGATTACGCTATCaataatttcttttgttACACTTAATGCTTGAATACATTTTTTGATTACcatttcattatttcttGGATTTTTgacttttttaattatttcttgtgcttctttttttgctttttctCTTCTATTTTTCCGTATTAagttttcttcttttttttcaggTAATTCATCACCATCAAAAACaaatattacttttatttcataGTAGTTTATTATGTCTAACATTTTTTCAATGAAATTTAAGTAACTATTGTTAAAGTTTTCTGTAATTATATCATAGGCACAACTGATTAATCCTCTATGTATCCAACACATTATATCCACCCCAATAACttcatttttgtatttaCTGATGTGTGAACTTTTTATAATCGGTTTTAAAAACTGTAACAAATTTGAAATCCCCATTTATTAAATTGTATAAAtgctaaaaatatataaaa
Proteins encoded in this window:
- a CDS encoding exonuclease I, putative: MGISNLLQFLKPIIKSSHISKYKNEVIGVDIMCWIHRGLISCAYDIITENFNNSYLNFIEKMLDIINYYEIKVIFVFDGDELPEKKEENLIRKNRREKAKKEAQEIIKKVKNPRNNEMVIKKCIQALSVTKEIIDSVINFCKQKNIEYIISPYEADAQLSYLCRMGYISCVISEDSDLLVYGCPRVLYKLKNNGDCNEISLLPINDLIDINIINKIKNPFSNSFNEFYITPIKELEKNNKKKGSEKIKNEGKNYDKIIKEYIENFYWPEELDKLKHFNIDMFLAMCILSGCDYTNDFHVNGMGIKTAYSLVYQYKNIKNIFLHLTSHEKWKYKIPQNLNTLEKLMNKYHEIKNAFLQHEVYDLLLCQNITINKSFKSSYKNPDNVIIIDKILEYSLKYNHSTKENNSLSSITNDINSTPKKNYERNFENEKKNLITPKNKNEQDEHSLNCPKVFENIFQNFTSECFEYLEISPELLKSHNNIEKYNNLEKQINNEDNENGKNNSYQKEFEEIQPKLNAHSDKLIENLNNYDLNSSIDIFENENIISKVDSFENNEFNQENIFPDNCKNILNKSTVTTFRNNIETENINSETNKRKLKNVDSFIFKKAKMCFSQMNTKNETRTDISEKKGNCDKALIRDNKNKIDEQEILNYNSKHCYNEVNSNHKINKCNSKINDYDGNNNIFDNIKNNNIINNRKKNIKTESARNIYENMKKKFLLFRQLKEQTKTPAEYCKEKTSSKEESSIEKDEDIEINLIQENDNIKENEGKKKNSIKKEIYKNIMDEQNELKDKNEIKKENELYKANIYINDNEIKKENESNIDINLTKKTEIIKTPFVDKSKSSFSPYKSKTPVKSEKGKSQLRITSFFKKVDKKHCKQSILKNINENDNINKNCSTLFNNSIKSNEGYLNYHSSPQNESNNIQDTKKKKKCENKTTQDIKNYFIMPIKNKDNNNKLLLNNLSLENEKIPIHQSHIINNRKDKLDNIIIKNNEISNISTNAPLGKSLINKNVNMGYKDFKENNSFKVGDNENKILNEQREKNISSPRLIEKYSNEYSRKNKNVNENKEKISEINLEYILQNLNYNYQPKNQKINTFDYFKEKENMPHYNPYIDNNL